A single region of the Alosa alosa isolate M-15738 ecotype Scorff River chromosome 6, AALO_Geno_1.1, whole genome shotgun sequence genome encodes:
- the si:dkey-66i24.7 gene encoding uncharacterized protein si:dkey-66i24.7 — translation MEEVIETIVTESIEVEESTTTLPTLEPERAKGEFVWTLQATWQLVNTRLEMDQEFDQPVCKKKKLWETVAERVTSKLQAAGNLDVAVKAYECDLKWRNMLATYRKNTERAKRLGAQSVHWEFFKAMHNVLGKSREEIEAQRKAKLNGTKLGKAIASKRFTPILPIPSITAAPTITAATSITATPMPRSPLSKLRMCCISTWSYRRGR, via the exons ATGGAGGAGGTCATCGAAACAATTGTTACCGAGAGTATTGAAGTCGAGGAGAGCACGACCACGCTTCCCACTTTGGAGCCTGAAAGAGCGAAAGGAG AGTTTGTTTGGACTTTACAAGCTACATGGCAGCTTGTAAACACTCGCTTGGAAATGGATCAGGAATTTGACCAGCctgtgtgcaaaaaaaagaagctttgGGAGACTGTTGCTGAGAGAGTCACTTCAAAGCTTCAGGCTGCTGGAAACCTGGATGTGGCCGTGAAGGCCTATGAGTGTGATCTGAAGTGGAGGAACATGCTGGCCACGTACCGCAAAAACACAGAGCGTGCCAAGCGTCTCGGGGCGCAGAGCGTCCACTGGGAGTTCTTCAAGGCCATGCACAATGTGCTGGGCAAGAGTCGGGAGGAGATTGAGGCCCAGCGCAAGGCAAAGCTGAATGGTACCAAACTGGGCAAGGCTATTGCCAGCAAACGGTTCACCCCCATTCTGCCCATCCCTTCAATAACAGCAGCCCCCACAATAACAGCTGCCACATCTATAACAGCCACCCCCATGCCCCGAAGCCCCCTCAGCAAACTCAGGATGTGCTGCATCTCTACCTGGAGCTACAGGAGAGGAAGATGA